ATATAAGGGGCTCTCAAAAGCGCCCGAGGAGCAGGTGAAAGACCCTATCAGGGGCCATCTCCCCCAGTTATTCAGCCGGGGAACATCATAATACCAGAAGAAGCTCCCGTGCGACCACAGCTGCGCCCCGCCATGCCCGTAAAACACCGCTACCGCCACCCCCTGATTAAGGCGGTTTATCAGGTCCTCCTTGTTCTGGTAGGCAGAACCGTGGTATACCTTGGCAATGTCGTATACCGGGGAAACCATGGCCGCCAGTTTATCGCTGGGGCTATAAAAATTGTCCTCAATATTGAGGGGCCAGCCGGCAACAAACAGGATGTCCTTGTGCCACCGGTCCAGAAACAACCGCTGGTCATACAACTGCCTTTTATTGTCCCAAATGGCAAATTCATCGTTGGAGTTTACCGGCAGCCGGCCTATAGATATATCCGGCAAATAATCATCGCCATTGACCCTTACAAAATAATCATCATCAGCGATCCCGCCGTAATAATCCGTCCTGGTGAGATGGACCGGTATCTGATCGCGCTTGCTGTTTCCGATGACATTCCGGGGATCGTAGCTGCCGTCGCCCATCAATAAGACATATTCCGGTTGGATCGACCAGTTATCGAAAGCGTGCTTAAGATAATCCTTTATTGCTTTGTCCGATGGTATTCCATCGTTGAACTCATCGTAGATATCCGTTGTCAGCGCATAGCTCGCATTGGGGTATTTTATCCCCCTGACCTGGACCATCTTCTCTGCCGAGGCTTTCAGTTCATCCGACGTTATGACGACATATTTGGTGCCGCTGAATGCCGGATCCCTTAAGTTTGACGCTTTGTTCGGCACCAGATCCCCTGGAGAAAGCTTCCTTTTATTATCGCTCAGGATAACCAAGTATTTTTCATCGCCGTATATCCTGTCCTGAAAAGACAGAGTGTAATCCAGACCGCTGGTCCCCAGGGATATAGCCGAGCCGACGATCTTGCTTACCCCCAGTTTGTAAACCTCGGTTGTGTAGGTTGGAAATCCGGTTAAGGTATACTGCACCAGGGAATCGGAAATGTTCCTATCGGAGGTGAATGTCAGGTTCCCCCCGGGGACATTGAAACCCCTTTTATAATCGATTTCAAACCAGTTGATCAGTATCTTGTTGCTGGTATTGGAAGTGGTGTCATGTTTGATCGTCAGTGTATTAGATCCGCTGATGACTGCTGCTGCTGGGAATTTAGCAATGAATAATTTTTCCGTTTGTTCATACCAGGTAAGATCGGCTATCAAATACCCGTTTAGCAACAGCTGAACATGATGCCAGTCTGTGGTTATCCCGTGGAGGCTGCCTTTGATAATGAAGCTGTCGCCCGAAGAAATATACGGGGAGGGAATGTCGAGGCCGATGGCCGCGCTTCCCGGATAATCCAGCCTTTTCCAGAACCACCGGTCGTGCTGATCGCTGTTCAAACTGCTCAGACGGTAAAACAGGCTGTCCTTTTCAAAATGGCGGGTCTCCGAAAAGTGGCTGGCCTGGGTCATTCCCGATAAAACCGGGGTTCCGTCCTCCTCCGTCATCCGGGCGCCGTAGGAACCGGTCAATGACAGGTAATACACATCGGCATTGGAAAATTGATGATAATAAGTGGAGTCCCCCCGGTTGGCCTGCCCATAAAATTCAAAATAATCATCGGGATCGAAAGCCCCATCCGCCTGGCCTTTGAAGTACAGTGCGACCTCCCGGCCCTTATTTATAATTTTCAATGACCGGGGGTCCGTCAGATTGGGATTTATTCCCGCGGCCAGAAGATCGTTATAGCCTATTTTATAGATGCCGTCGCTTTTGATAAATATCTTATACGGCATAGTGTCACAGGATAATTGGCCGGCCTTGGATAAAGCACGGTAGCCCCATTTTTCAGCCTGTTGGGGGTTGGCTACGGTTCTCAGCAGCACTTTGTTCAGCTGGCTTTGGGCCGGCTGAATCCCCTGAGGATAGGTCCCAATTATTTTGTATTCAATGGTGACCCTGATCCTCCGGCTGAAGATCACCCGGGCATTGGCCGGATCGAAAATGACCGGGAAAACTGTTGCCGTCGATACCTTGGTGTTTCCGGCCCAAGCCGGGTTGCTCAAGCTGGCCGCCTGAGCGGGGTACTGGGCCCTCCCGGAATATATTGTCTGGTCGATCACAAAACCGTTTTCCATCTCGGCCGGGGCCGGACTGGGAAGAGGGACAATGGGGATATATTCCCTATCCAGCAGTTCTACCTGGGTGATGATTGCCAAAGCATTGTAAGGGACAGCCAGCATTATGCTGTACTGCGGCAAAGAAGGTTTCCCGCAGTCAATGGTATTGAGGCAGCCCTCCACCGATATTTGGTAATAAGTTTTATTGTCAGCAATTACTGGAGCGGTTTTAATATTCCCCGCCCCGAACTCAAGAACCATGCCGGCTTCATCGGATTTGATAATATCAATATCGGCCTGGGCCGTAGCCGAAAAATAAAGAACAATGGCGGCGATCGCTATATACTTTTTCATTCCTTTACCTCACTACCATTATTTTTGCCATCGCAGAGGCCGTCCCGGAAGTCAATTTAGCAAAATAAATGCCGCTGGGCACTTTCTGGCCAGCCCGGTCCCTGCCATTCCATTCTAGGGAGTGTTCCCCTTCGGCTAAATTACCGCTGAACAGCGTATTGACCAGCTGGCCGGTAACATTGTAAACATCCATCCTGCAGTTATATGATATTGAGAGTTGCCGCGGCAGGCTACCGGCCGGGGATGTGATCAAATATTTCAGGGTCGAACGGTCCGAAGTCGGGTTGGGAAAAGTTGTGATACTGCACCAAGGCTTGGCATCACTGTCTGACAGATCACCATCTTTCGGGGGCCAGGGATCTATAAATAAACTTTTAATGAATATATCAGGGCTTTTATTGACTACCGGTTGATCTCCGGTCCAAACCAGATGCATATTTCCCCGTGAATCAGCAGCCACAGAAGGCAATACCGCCGATGCCCTCTGATTGGTCACCGGCTCCTCCTGTCCCCAGCTGTCGTTGGCGCTCTGCCGGCGGTATATCTCATAGTAGCCGCTGCGGTCATCCGACCAGAAGACATCCACCAAACTATCCCGGCAGACTATTACCGGGCTTTCCGTCCGGAAAGCGGCGCCGCTGAGGACCGTTTCCTGGCCCCAATTCCCTGACAGGAAGGAATACTTCCGGTAGCATATCTTTGAGCTGTTAAGCGACCAGTCCTGCCAGACCACATGGATGTTGCCGGAATTATCGGCGGCTATGGCCGGGCTGAAAGCCCCCAAGGAACTGTGGCTGATAAGGCTGTCGCCCTCCCAGCCGCCGGTGGACATTTTGCGGAACCGCACCTGAAAGGTCCCGGAACTGAAGTCCTCCCAAACCACTGCCGGCAGTCCCTGGCACATGGCAACGCTCGGCATCCCGCAATAATCAGCATTCTCCCCCAGGATGCCCTCCGAGCCCCAGCTGGAGCCGGCGTAGGTTCTATAGTAAATCCGATAAAGTCCGCTCCTCTTATCCTGCCAGAAGACGAACAGGCGGCCGTCCCCGGCAACGGCGATCGTGGGGTTGGATGACGGTCCGGAACTGGCGGTAAGACTGTCAGTTGCGGTCCAGTAATTGTTGTTATATCTGCGGTAGGCAATCTCGAAGTTCTCTATATCGGTGGT
This genomic interval from Candidatus Edwardsbacteria bacterium contains the following:
- a CDS encoding T9SS type A sorting domain-containing protein, which gives rise to MKKYIAIAAIVLYFSATAQADIDIIKSDEAGMVLEFGAGNIKTAPVIADNKTYYQISVEGCLNTIDCGKPSLPQYSIMLAVPYNALAIITQVELLDREYIPIVPLPSPAPAEMENGFVIDQTIYSGRAQYPAQAASLSNPAWAGNTKVSTATVFPVIFDPANARVIFSRRIRVTIEYKIIGTYPQGIQPAQSQLNKVLLRTVANPQQAEKWGYRALSKAGQLSCDTMPYKIFIKSDGIYKIGYNDLLAAGINPNLTDPRSLKIINKGREVALYFKGQADGAFDPDDYFEFYGQANRGDSTYYHQFSNADVYYLSLTGSYGARMTEEDGTPVLSGMTQASHFSETRHFEKDSLFYRLSSLNSDQHDRWFWKRLDYPGSAAIGLDIPSPYISSGDSFIIKGSLHGITTDWHHVQLLLNGYLIADLTWYEQTEKLFIAKFPAAAVISGSNTLTIKHDTTSNTSNKILINWFEIDYKRGFNVPGGNLTFTSDRNISDSLVQYTLTGFPTYTTEVYKLGVSKIVGSAISLGTSGLDYTLSFQDRIYGDEKYLVILSDNKRKLSPGDLVPNKASNLRDPAFSGTKYVVITSDELKASAEKMVQVRGIKYPNASYALTTDIYDEFNDGIPSDKAIKDYLKHAFDNWSIQPEYVLLMGDGSYDPRNVIGNSKRDQIPVHLTRTDYYGGIADDDYFVRVNGDDYLPDISIGRLPVNSNDEFAIWDNKRQLYDQRLFLDRWHKDILFVAGWPLNIEDNFYSPSDKLAAMVSPVYDIAKVYHGSAYQNKEDLINRLNQGVAVAVFYGHGGAQLWSHGSFFWYYDVPRLNNWGRWPLIGSFTCSSGAFESPLYTSISESFIFNNGGAIGVYTSSGASYGDSITGCTMENTFMDAWDRRGFRYLGDIALSSKYSLAGGLPPSGQTLDMLASYNLLGDPAVRLALPDTGLRVEISQTAVLPGDSTQIKITGPFGSGLAVVSLYDSGRRIVLQNAFSSSAGQAQTYITIPDSALSGQAYLKIYLKDDNSDWVAVEYLGISRPAVSGIKVIPSAPTDIDSIQITGIVQSLSGIDSVWCRWRWGSYNDTTDTGGVFKQALMSLSGDSARLNNKLYLTGLEGNYPPQSEIYLVFRILAQDTFGNITTGRWENHKILRRADLAPSSQAQGSVYLGGKRVLTINASIKNQGDIDADSIPVYFYRSSDDSILGFGSIDTIAAGKEKKLSLPWTIEGEFTQLYYRIDPLRTLISPYPQEDTTNDKSVAYWVPSQDFYYYQLDARGNNQDTLDYYSKAKAFFPDSCLHDSAVAIIGRKLFDINAIAQSGLIPFDSLGQAYFVGLIDSSRVFDNSRELWVSLKLENIDSTTDLNNLKLFRLEDITGMWQLIPSQIDSNYISGYSPKPGTFAAMYSTDTTGPHITAKVDQQAVGWGQIISVPDPQYSVMIEDRDGINVDSIWLKLDNQIISKANYSLAINPDKNYSVQLVYSAKLDNGKHSLEVGAADNLGNKSSLKIFNDVKIEFSLKEIANYPNPVNGDITTFYFFVGAVADRYEVKIFTVAGRQIKTFKGGLTSGVRTFEWDLCDDNGNGIANGVYFYKVIVFQNGTKLEKTGKMAILR
- a CDS encoding T9SS type A sorting domain-containing protein, coding for MSVAVAGFASLLSYAQVWTADSNLTYSDGGSYTATNNSHSLAVFQNRIYLVWYDFYSSPNNMGCQVRFKRYDGSAWSADTTVGLIGNTRLNNWYPSCATDAAGNFHLVWETNEFTTDIENFEIAYRRYNNNYWTATDSLTASSGPSSNPTIAVAGDGRLFVFWQDKRSGLYRIYYRTYAGSSWGSEGILGENADYCGMPSVAMCQGLPAVVWEDFSSGTFQVRFRKMSTGGWEGDSLISHSSLGAFSPAIAADNSGNIHVVWQDWSLNSSKICYRKYSFLSGNWGQETVLSGAAFRTESPVIVCRDSLVDVFWSDDRSGYYEIYRRQSANDSWGQEEPVTNQRASAVLPSVAADSRGNMHLVWTGDQPVVNKSPDIFIKSLFIDPWPPKDGDLSDSDAKPWCSITTFPNPTSDRSTLKYLITSPAGSLPRQLSISYNCRMDVYNVTGQLVNTLFSGNLAEGEHSLEWNGRDRAGQKVPSGIYFAKLTSGTASAMAKIMVVR